Genomic segment of Streptomyces alboniger:
GACCCTGTATGTCCCGCATGATGAGGACTTGCCGCTGGTCGCGGGGAAGGGCGCTGACCGCGGCCGCGACCCTCTCTGCCTCCAGCCCGCGCAGCACCGCGTCCTCGGCGGACGGCTCCGCGGGCGCCTCCGGTGCGGCCGGCACCTCCTCGCTTCGCGAGACGAGCAGCCGTACCTGCCGCAGGCACTCGTTGCGCACGATCCGGAACATCCACGAGGCGAGTGCGCCCGTGGCCCGCAGGGTGCCGATCTTCCGGTAGAGGATGATCAGGGCCTCCTGGGCCGCGTCCTCCGCGTCCTGCGGTGAGGCGCACAGTGACAGGGCGAACTTGCGCACGTGGGGCTGCGATTCCGTGACGACGGTGGTGAGCGAGGTGACGTCGCCGTCCTGAGCGGCCTTGATCAGCTGCTCGTCGGGCCAGGGGTAACGTGGGTTCATTTGTTACTTGTAGCGCCGCATCAGGTGCCAGCTGCACGCGCCCACGAGCAGGACGCCGATCGCTACGAGGCCGATGGCCATCATGAGTGTTCCTTCCTCCCGGTTCCGCCGGCCCGTTCGGCCGGTACACGAACAAGAGGCGGGCAGGCCGCGAAAGGATTCGCCTCGGGCCGAAATTTCTCCGGATCGCTCACCCGCGGCCGTGGAGCGACGGCGTCGAACCAGGGTGAGGACGGCCACCGTGGGGCGGTACAGCAGGGGAACACGCTGTGTGTTCGAACGGGGTGGGCCGGTCTGTGCTGCGCCGATGCCCAGTTCAACTGCGTGAGCCATCCCCGACTCCTCACCCCTCACGGTGCGGAGTCGACCCACATCCGAGCACACACGTTGCGGGCATCCTGAGTGTGCCTCAGACCCATACCCTCCCGGCCGACGGACTCCATAGCCTGTGCCCCCGGCAGCCCCGCGGCCCCGCGGCCCCGCAGTCTCAGGCGCACTCGTGGAGACCTCCCATGAAGAAGATCATCGCAGCATCAGGACTCGCGCTCACCATGGTCAGCGGCACCGGTGTGCCGACCGCGCCCGCCACGCATCACACCGTGGCCTGCGATGATCTACCCGGCTTGCAGATCCCCGCATCGGCGATCGGCCTTCCGACCAGCGGCGGCGAGGTGATCGCCGCACGGCTTGTCCCCGCGTCCGGCAGCGGCGCGTCCGCGACCGGCTCCTACTGCCGGGCGGACGCCGCCCTGCACCCTGTGGATCCCCATGCTCCGGACATCAGAATGCGGGTCGCCCTGCCCGAGCGGTGGAACGGCAAAGCGCTCATGTTCGGCGGTGGAGGCTATGACGGCACCGTTCCCGACATCACCGGCGACGTACCCTTCGGCCCGGCGAACGAGCCCCGGCCACTGAGCCGCGGTTATGCCACCTTCGCTGGTGATTCGGGTCACCAGGCCGCACCCGACTTCAAGCCGAC
This window contains:
- a CDS encoding RNA polymerase sigma factor; its protein translation is MNPRYPWPDEQLIKAAQDGDVTSLTTVVTESQPHVRKFALSLCASPQDAEDAAQEALIILYRKIGTLRATGALASWMFRIVRNECLRQVRLLVSRSEEVPAAPEAPAEPSAEDAVLRGLEAERVAAAVSALPRDQRQVLIMRDIQGLPGRTVARSLGLSSTAMKSRLHRARATLRRSLEVTGPPVEGDTRP